One genomic segment of Polyodon spathula isolate WHYD16114869_AA chromosome 35, ASM1765450v1, whole genome shotgun sequence includes these proteins:
- the LOC121303912 gene encoding neuroglobin-like: MGCALSGPGVNHGGRTASEARESGPGAGDATGSWLKSEPLPLSEAQKGLIRESWKILHEDIARVGIIMFIRLFETHPECKDVFFLFREIDHLQELKMSNELKAHGLRVMSFIEKSVARLSQEDKLEQIAFELGRSHCRYSAPPKYYEYVGEQFISAVKPIVKENWTQEVEESWKSLFSYLTAVMKRGYYEEERKDGVNKTSYGTQAPPVRPGATGSVQNDV, encoded by the exons ATGGGCTGTGCGCTATCCGGGCCCGGGGTGAACCACGGGGGCAGAACCGCTTCAGAGGCGAGGGAATCCGGACCAGGCGCAGGGGATGCGACAGGGTCCTGGCTAAAATCCGAGCCGCTCCCTCTTTCCGAAGCACAGAAGGGGTTAATTAGGGAATCTTGGAAAATCCTTCACGAGGACATAGCGAGAGTGGGGATTATCATGTTTATCAG GCTGTTTGAGACCCACCCCGAGTGTAAGGACGTGTTCTTCCTGTTTCGAGAGATCGATCATCTTCAGGAGCTGAAGATGAGCAATGAACTCAAGGCGCACGGTCTCAG GGTGATGTCCTTCATTGAGAAGAGTGTGGCCCGACTGTCTCAGGAAGATAAGCTGGAGCAGATCGCCTTTGAGCTGGGCAGGAGCCACTGTCGCTACAGCGCACCCCCCAAATACTATGAG TATGTTGGCGAGCAGTTTATCAGTGCGGTGAAACCGATCGTGAAAGAGAACTGGACCCAAGAAGTGGAGGAGTCCTGGAAG agcCTGTTTTCCTATCTCACAGCAGTGATGAAAAGGGGCTACTATGAAGAGGAAAGGAAGGACGGAGTAAACAAGACGAGCTACGGAACCCAAGCGCCACCCGTGCGCCCGGGGGCTACCGGCTCCGTGCAGAACGACGTCTGA